The following coding sequences lie in one Chryseobacterium culicis genomic window:
- a CDS encoding heme-binding domain-containing protein, whose protein sequence is MKQILKMILVFVLFVFIAIQFYQPALNVDKGEVAAKDFTRLYKMPSEVKTLFQNSCYDCHSNNTNYVWYDYVQPARTLVEDHIKNAKDDLNFSEWETYSNRKQERLLNSIKEQILNRQMPLSSYTLMHRNAKMSDDEIKIITEWLNEQSKVYE, encoded by the coding sequence ATGAAACAAATACTAAAAATGATTTTGGTATTTGTTCTGTTCGTTTTTATTGCAATACAATTTTATCAGCCAGCCTTGAATGTAGATAAAGGAGAGGTTGCTGCAAAAGATTTTACAAGATTATATAAAATGCCGTCTGAAGTAAAAACTTTGTTTCAGAATTCATGCTATGACTGTCACAGTAACAATACCAATTATGTCTGGTATGATTACGTACAGCCCGCAAGAACACTTGTAGAAGACCATATTAAAAATGCAAAAGATGACCTGAACTTCAGTGAATGGGAAACTTACTCAAACAGAAAGCAGGAAAGATTGTTGAACTCAATAAAAGAACAGATTCTAAACAGACAAATGCCATTGTCATCGTATACTCTCATGCACAGAAATGCTAAAATGAGTGATGACGAAATTAAAATAATAACCGAATGGTTAAACGAGCAGAGCAAAGTTTATGAATAA
- a CDS encoding TonB-dependent receptor, which produces MKLYQRIFIFLIFTLTISLIKAQDAGFTVQGAVQDHTMQGLNGVNIFVENTKINTKTDQNGNFKLSYKKGEATLVFSLDGYKKLKKKINFGSGVSPINIQLAEDRAAVQEVVVHGKGKVKALQDGAFTVNAIDVAKLANTTADLNQVLNRTTGIKVRQQGGIGSDYNFSINGMSGKAVKFFIDGVPLEMLGKGVDLSTLPVNMADRVEIYKGVVPIHLSTDAMGGAVNIITPSSSRNYLDASISLGSFNTQRINLNGQFKDDKTGIILRINSFYNHSDNDYLMKDMKIWNAAKNEYELKDLKRFNDRYQSVFGMAEVGLENKSWADSFFVGMSQSVFDKQIQTGSNQEVVYGGVKQNGEAHNYFMKYKKTGLFNDHLDVNVYAGFSKSVQKATDTLMRKYSWDNTFEPSATSEKGGRTIIMQHEDRLYSQVGATYKIVEHHKLIFNYVLDYLKNTTFNQLEEEKKNVPPAKMTKQILSMAYQQEFFNKHWTNIFFAKYYQVGLQKMVFDPVTRTDNPAKDNFSSWGYGFATTVKITKGLGIKGSFERSYRLVEPQEIFGDGVAVTSNMNLKPETSNNVNVGLYYGHHWGQHAFRIEGAGYIRDTKDFIYTVPNLYNSTFKYENLSNIFTRGLEGEISYQYKRLLNVLMNVSYNKAYDNTKFANNSEDVVSATYKKDVPNQPWLFGNVNVSVGKDDWFQKDSRVELYYGLQMTEWFYKNWKSYGNPRNIPIIPRQTLHNIGISYSMKNGRYNLAFDVSNVGDALAYDNFKLQKQGRAFYVKFRYLLK; this is translated from the coding sequence ATGAAATTGTATCAGCGTATTTTTATCTTTCTCATTTTTACCCTTACAATTTCCCTCATTAAAGCACAGGATGCTGGTTTTACAGTTCAGGGAGCTGTACAGGATCATACAATGCAGGGATTAAATGGAGTTAATATTTTTGTTGAAAACACAAAAATAAATACAAAAACCGATCAAAACGGAAATTTCAAGTTGAGTTACAAGAAAGGAGAAGCTACATTAGTATTCAGCCTCGATGGCTACAAAAAACTCAAAAAGAAAATAAACTTCGGCAGTGGAGTATCTCCCATAAATATTCAGTTAGCTGAGGATCGTGCGGCGGTACAAGAAGTTGTAGTTCACGGCAAAGGTAAAGTAAAAGCACTGCAAGACGGTGCTTTTACTGTTAATGCTATAGATGTTGCTAAATTGGCCAATACCACGGCAGATCTTAATCAGGTTCTGAACAGAACCACAGGGATTAAAGTCCGTCAACAGGGAGGTATAGGTTCCGATTATAATTTCTCTATCAACGGAATGTCTGGTAAAGCTGTGAAATTCTTTATAGATGGCGTTCCTTTGGAAATGCTTGGAAAAGGAGTGGATCTGAGTACATTGCCTGTAAATATGGCAGACCGTGTTGAGATCTATAAAGGGGTAGTTCCTATCCATTTAAGTACGGATGCAATGGGTGGAGCGGTTAATATTATTACGCCGTCAAGCAGCAGAAATTACCTGGATGCAAGTATAAGTCTAGGTTCTTTTAATACCCAGCGTATCAATCTGAATGGGCAGTTTAAAGATGATAAAACCGGAATTATCCTACGTATCAACAGTTTTTATAACCATTCAGATAACGACTATCTGATGAAGGATATGAAAATCTGGAATGCTGCTAAAAACGAATATGAGTTAAAAGACCTGAAACGTTTTAATGACAGATATCAATCTGTTTTTGGGATGGCTGAGGTAGGATTAGAAAACAAAAGCTGGGCAGATTCTTTCTTTGTAGGAATGTCTCAATCAGTTTTTGATAAACAGATCCAGACCGGTTCCAATCAGGAAGTAGTATATGGCGGGGTAAAGCAAAACGGTGAGGCTCATAATTACTTTATGAAGTATAAAAAAACAGGACTATTCAATGATCATCTGGATGTGAATGTGTATGCAGGTTTCTCAAAAAGCGTTCAGAAAGCAACAGATACCCTTATGCGTAAATACAGCTGGGATAATACTTTTGAACCTTCTGCTACAAGTGAAAAAGGAGGAAGGACTATTATCATGCAGCATGAAGACCGTCTTTACTCACAGGTTGGGGCTACTTACAAAATAGTTGAACATCACAAGCTTATCTTCAATTATGTACTTGATTACCTTAAGAATACCACATTCAATCAACTTGAAGAAGAAAAAAAGAATGTACCTCCGGCGAAGATGACCAAACAGATCTTATCTATGGCATATCAACAGGAGTTTTTCAATAAGCATTGGACTAATATTTTCTTTGCTAAATACTATCAGGTAGGACTTCAGAAAATGGTTTTTGATCCGGTGACCAGAACAGATAATCCGGCAAAAGATAATTTTAGCAGTTGGGGCTACGGCTTTGCTACCACAGTGAAAATTACAAAAGGATTGGGAATAAAAGGATCCTTTGAACGTTCTTATCGTTTGGTAGAACCACAGGAAATTTTCGGAGACGGAGTTGCTGTAACCAGTAATATGAATCTGAAACCTGAAACCAGCAATAATGTAAACGTAGGGTTGTACTATGGCCACCATTGGGGTCAGCATGCTTTCCGTATAGAAGGGGCAGGGTATATTCGTGATACAAAGGATTTTATTTATACCGTTCCCAATTTATATAACAGTACTTTCAAATATGAAAACCTGTCTAATATCTTTACCCGCGGGCTGGAAGGAGAGATCAGTTACCAATACAAAAGACTCCTGAACGTGTTAATGAATGTGAGCTACAACAAAGCTTATGACAATACAAAATTTGCCAATAACAGTGAAGATGTTGTTTCGGCTACTTACAAAAAAGATGTTCCCAACCAGCCTTGGTTATTTGGAAATGTAAATGTAAGCGTGGGTAAAGACGACTGGTTTCAGAAAGACAGCAGAGTAGAGCTTTATTACGGGCTGCAGATGACAGAATGGTTCTACAAAAACTGGAAATCCTATGGAAATCCACGAAACATTCCGATCATTCCAAGACAAACCCTTCACAACATAGGGATAAGCTATTCCATGAAGAACGGAAGGTATAATCTGGCGTTCGATGTAAGCAACGTTGGGGATGCACTGGCATATGACAACTTCAAACTTCAGAAGCAGGGACGTGCTTTCTATGTAAAATTCAGATACCTACTTAAGTAA
- a CDS encoding porin family protein: protein MNNEWLNNLRSRMDDHEEEVPEGLWDDIKGELFSEEENNSIPGFIPEVHEGGADKKERTIGKGQKSLFYRIGGIAAAITLLFLLMKILPQNDTEKLLSHKPAEVKKDDKNSLQPIETEQLSGSEVQSQTDAFLAENILKTEDPKEGLTQGYLAPGKKNEIGNIQDIIKLPTASEAFQQESKIAQKVSPVDDTVKETVIEKNADEVLFEQEKIKEVYAENTKPSTTKSRDKKSWMLGLLTGNIASNSAEQQFPGYASITGKVMNVEQVWTTSVYHDDPLMAILLANQSQPVEARIRHKVPVTFGLSVYYNLGKRWGIGTGLNYTKLSTELHSGSDNNYIKGDQTVHYLGIPVQVNYNVIQKGRFTGYITGGALVEKPIAGNITTTYVVNDQIKESSKERLEPKPLQFSLNTAVGFQLKLIDKVGIYAEPGIGYHFKEENAPNTIYKEKPLHFNMKFGIRVLLD, encoded by the coding sequence ATGAATAATGAATGGTTAAATAACCTGCGAAGCAGAATGGACGACCATGAAGAGGAAGTGCCGGAAGGATTGTGGGATGACATCAAAGGTGAATTGTTTTCTGAAGAAGAAAATAACAGCATCCCCGGATTTATTCCTGAAGTTCATGAAGGTGGAGCTGACAAGAAAGAAAGAACCATAGGTAAAGGACAGAAATCCTTATTCTATCGTATCGGAGGTATTGCTGCTGCTATTACATTATTGTTTTTACTGATGAAAATACTGCCTCAGAATGATACAGAAAAACTCTTGTCTCATAAACCTGCAGAGGTAAAAAAAGATGACAAAAATTCTTTACAACCTATAGAAACTGAACAGCTGTCAGGAAGTGAAGTACAATCACAGACAGATGCTTTTTTAGCAGAAAATATATTGAAGACAGAAGATCCGAAGGAAGGATTGACACAAGGCTATCTTGCTCCCGGAAAGAAAAATGAAATAGGGAATATTCAGGATATTATTAAACTGCCAACGGCTTCAGAAGCTTTTCAGCAGGAAAGTAAAATTGCTCAGAAAGTATCTCCAGTAGACGATACTGTGAAAGAAACGGTTATAGAAAAGAATGCGGATGAGGTTCTTTTTGAACAGGAAAAAATAAAAGAAGTATATGCCGAAAATACAAAGCCCAGTACGACAAAATCCAGAGATAAAAAATCATGGATGCTGGGTCTGCTTACGGGTAATATTGCTTCCAATTCTGCAGAACAGCAGTTTCCCGGATATGCTTCAATTACTGGAAAAGTGATGAATGTGGAGCAGGTATGGACAACTTCTGTATATCATGATGATCCTCTGATGGCCATATTGCTTGCCAATCAAAGCCAGCCGGTAGAAGCGAGGATCAGACACAAAGTACCCGTTACATTCGGGCTTTCTGTTTACTATAATTTAGGAAAAAGATGGGGAATAGGAACAGGACTGAATTATACCAAACTGTCTACTGAGCTCCATTCCGGAAGTGACAACAACTATATTAAAGGAGATCAGACGGTTCATTATTTAGGAATTCCTGTTCAGGTCAATTATAATGTCATTCAAAAAGGAAGATTTACAGGCTATATAACAGGTGGAGCTCTCGTGGAAAAACCTATAGCAGGAAATATCACCACAACGTACGTTGTCAATGATCAAATAAAGGAATCCTCAAAAGAACGTCTGGAACCAAAACCTTTACAGTTTTCTTTGAACACGGCGGTAGGTTTTCAGCTGAAGCTCATTGATAAAGTAGGAATTTATGCAGAACCGGGAATAGGATATCATTTTAAAGAAGAAAATGCGCCCAATACCATTTACAAAGAAAAACCCCTCCATTTTAATATGAAATTTGGAATAAGAGTGCTGTTGGATTAA
- a CDS encoding multicopper oxidase domain-containing protein encodes MNIPQNITIRLLQAALILFCGQGIFAQKVVRYELYVKDTLVNYAGKEKRAISVNGQIPMPTLTFTEGDTAEIVVHNQLKESTSLHWHGIFLPNKEDGVPWLTQKPINPGATYTYRFPIIQHGTHWYHSHSGLQEQIGMYGSFIMKKRDDDKTFRKGIDDLPTVPIILSEWTNLNPDNINRMLHNANDWAAIKKNATQSYVEAIKEGHFKTKLTNEWKRMLAMDVSDVYYDKVLINGNNSTDLKTVDGKKLKAGDKVRLRISNGGASSYFWLRYAGGKITVVANDGNDVEPVEVDRLIIAVSETYDIVVTIPQDGIAYEFLATTEDRTQSASYFVGNGIKQLISPLPKLKYFEGMKMMNDMMKMNGDLNDMGMKMSLNQMDMNVVMYPEITGDGRRKQDHSQHNMNVDKGMDKDMNMDSNRYNANALGSIKTLNYAMLQSPYNTELPKNAPVKELKFTLTGNMNRYVWSMDNKILSETDKIPVKKGEILRITIYNNSMMRHPMHLHGFDFRVINGKGEKSPLKNVLDVMPMETDTIEFQANEEGDWFFHCHILYHMMAGMNRVFAVDDYKNPYLPDKKEAYNMLQKESNMPHFMIQNDFATNGNDGDAMLQNARWNLSTEWRLGYNDMHGYEVETHLGRYIGKMQWFMPFVGFDFRYRKMGIDEQEKNIFGQKNEKDTRRAVSLGFIYTLPMLVNFQAEVYHDGIVRLQLMREDIPISKRLRGGFMVNTDKEYMTELKYILNKNVSIRAHYDSDMGWGAGISLAY; translated from the coding sequence ATGAATATACCTCAGAATATCACCATAAGATTACTTCAGGCCGCTTTGATTCTCTTTTGCGGACAGGGGATTTTTGCCCAAAAAGTAGTACGGTATGAGTTGTATGTGAAAGATACACTGGTAAACTATGCCGGTAAAGAAAAAAGAGCGATATCCGTTAACGGACAAATACCAATGCCTACGCTTACTTTTACAGAAGGAGATACCGCTGAAATAGTGGTACACAATCAGTTGAAAGAGAGTACATCACTACACTGGCATGGTATATTTTTACCCAACAAAGAAGACGGTGTGCCATGGCTGACCCAAAAACCTATAAATCCAGGGGCTACCTATACCTATCGGTTTCCGATTATTCAGCATGGAACACATTGGTATCATTCACATTCCGGGCTTCAGGAACAGATTGGAATGTATGGAAGCTTCATCATGAAAAAAAGAGACGATGATAAAACCTTCAGAAAAGGGATTGATGACCTGCCGACAGTTCCCATTATTTTAAGCGAATGGACCAATCTGAATCCCGATAATATCAACAGAATGCTGCATAATGCCAACGATTGGGCGGCAATTAAGAAAAATGCCACGCAGTCTTATGTGGAAGCCATTAAAGAAGGACATTTCAAAACAAAATTGACCAATGAGTGGAAACGTATGCTGGCAATGGATGTAAGTGATGTGTATTATGATAAAGTGTTAATCAATGGAAATAACAGCACAGATTTAAAAACCGTTGACGGCAAAAAGCTAAAAGCAGGAGATAAAGTACGGTTAAGAATATCAAATGGAGGGGCTTCCTCCTATTTTTGGTTACGCTATGCAGGAGGTAAAATTACTGTTGTAGCCAATGATGGGAATGATGTGGAACCAGTAGAAGTAGACAGGCTGATTATTGCAGTTTCTGAAACCTATGATATTGTAGTCACAATTCCTCAGGATGGTATTGCGTATGAATTTTTAGCCACCACAGAGGACAGAACCCAATCTGCGAGCTACTTTGTAGGGAATGGAATAAAACAACTCATTTCTCCACTTCCAAAACTTAAATATTTTGAAGGCATGAAAATGATGAATGATATGATGAAAATGAACGGAGATCTGAATGATATGGGAATGAAAATGAGCCTCAATCAAATGGATATGAATGTGGTAATGTATCCGGAGATCACCGGAGATGGCCGCCGTAAGCAGGATCACAGTCAGCACAATATGAATGTGGATAAAGGAATGGATAAGGATATGAACATGGATAGCAACAGGTATAATGCCAATGCTTTAGGTTCTATTAAAACCCTGAATTATGCCATGCTGCAGTCTCCTTATAACACCGAACTTCCCAAAAATGCTCCGGTTAAAGAATTAAAATTTACCCTTACCGGAAATATGAACCGCTATGTATGGAGCATGGATAATAAAATTTTATCAGAAACCGATAAGATCCCTGTGAAAAAAGGAGAAATATTAAGAATTACCATCTATAATAATTCCATGATGAGGCATCCGATGCATTTACACGGTTTTGATTTCAGAGTGATTAATGGCAAAGGAGAAAAGTCTCCCCTGAAAAATGTACTGGATGTAATGCCAATGGAAACCGATACGATTGAATTTCAGGCTAATGAAGAAGGAGACTGGTTCTTCCATTGCCATATTCTTTATCATATGATGGCAGGAATGAATAGGGTTTTTGCAGTGGATGATTATAAAAATCCTTATTTACCAGATAAAAAAGAAGCCTATAATATGCTTCAGAAAGAAAGCAATATGCCCCATTTCATGATTCAGAATGATTTTGCAACCAATGGAAATGATGGAGATGCAATGCTTCAGAATGCAAGATGGAATCTCTCTACAGAATGGCGTTTAGGATACAATGATATGCATGGATATGAAGTAGAAACCCACCTGGGCAGATACATCGGGAAAATGCAGTGGTTTATGCCTTTTGTAGGATTTGACTTTCGTTATAGAAAAATGGGAATCGATGAACAGGAGAAAAATATTTTTGGCCAAAAGAATGAAAAAGATACCCGAAGAGCTGTTAGTTTAGGGTTTATATACACCCTTCCGATGCTGGTTAATTTTCAGGCAGAAGTATATCACGACGGTATTGTTCGTTTACAGTTGATGAGAGAAGATATTCCTATATCAAAACGATTAAGAGGCGGATTTATGGTTAATACCGACAAAGAATATATGACTGAACTAAAGTACATTCTTAATAAAAATGTAAGCATTCGTGCACACTATGACAGTGATATGGGATGGGGAGCCGGAATTTCTTTAGCGTACTAA
- a CDS encoding DUF3347 domain-containing protein, whose protein sequence is MKSLSKILMVITVLLSYTMGFAQIRNAKTERVKIYGNCDMCKANIEKAGNVKNISSVEWNKDTKMATLSYDAQKTNGEEVLKRIALAGYDNEKFLAPDDVYNTLAGCCQYTRELKPASTDKDQGMNMNNEHGNHDHSKMTQSTSAENKNVSQFSKVFDTYFSLKDALVNTDAGASSANAASLVKAIQNVEMGKLSNEEHTVWMKVLKEITAQAEKIAGTKDISKQRETFALLSENIYALTKVSKQDETVYYQHCPMFNNGKGANWLSKEEAIKNPFYGSKMLTCGSVQETIINK, encoded by the coding sequence ATGAAATCATTATCAAAAATATTGATGGTAATTACTGTATTACTATCATACACCATGGGTTTTGCCCAAATCAGAAATGCAAAGACAGAGCGTGTAAAAATATATGGCAACTGCGATATGTGTAAAGCCAATATAGAAAAAGCAGGGAATGTAAAGAATATTTCATCTGTAGAATGGAATAAAGATACCAAAATGGCTACGCTGAGCTATGATGCCCAAAAAACTAACGGAGAAGAAGTACTCAAACGTATTGCGTTAGCAGGGTATGACAACGAGAAATTCTTAGCTCCGGATGATGTCTACAATACATTAGCAGGTTGCTGCCAATATACAAGAGAGTTAAAACCTGCCAGTACAGATAAAGATCAGGGCATGAATATGAATAACGAACACGGAAATCATGATCATAGCAAAATGACACAGTCCACTAGCGCTGAAAATAAGAATGTATCTCAGTTTAGTAAGGTTTTCGATACTTATTTCTCCCTGAAAGATGCGCTGGTCAATACAGATGCAGGAGCCTCTTCTGCAAATGCAGCCTCTTTGGTAAAAGCGATCCAGAATGTAGAAATGGGAAAACTTTCCAATGAAGAACATACCGTTTGGATGAAAGTTTTAAAAGAAATTACAGCACAGGCAGAGAAAATTGCAGGAACTAAAGACATCTCAAAACAGAGAGAGACTTTTGCCCTTTTATCTGAAAATATCTATGCGCTTACTAAAGTTTCAAAACAGGACGAAACGGTTTATTATCAGCATTGTCCAATGTTTAATAATGGGAAAGGAGCGAATTGGCTTAGCAAAGAAGAGGCAATCAAAAATCCATTTTACGGGTCCAAAATGCTAACCTGCGGTAGTGTTCAGGAAACGATTATCAATAAATAA
- a CDS encoding DUF3347 domain-containing protein — protein sequence MKHIILSIIISTAVVSCKQSPNKNSELKTQDSIFISETKTQPLHDSAASVEPVSTEVPKTETPKGSDQSQSFSIEPIVKNYLVLKNALVADNDQEAANAGKQLLTTLKNVDINNIPAEKQKEYKEIADNAKDNAEHIGDNAGKIDHQREHLASLSKDVSDLIALFGSSQKLYQDHCPMFNDGKGAVWISETKAIKNPYYGNQMLSCGSVKKEF from the coding sequence ATGAAACATATAATTTTATCAATCATCATATCAACAGCTGTAGTTTCCTGCAAACAGTCTCCAAATAAAAACAGTGAGCTAAAAACACAGGACAGTATATTCATATCTGAAACAAAGACCCAACCATTACATGACTCGGCTGCTTCAGTAGAACCTGTAAGTACTGAGGTTCCGAAAACAGAAACGCCTAAAGGATCAGATCAGTCTCAATCCTTTAGCATTGAACCTATTGTTAAAAATTATTTAGTTCTTAAGAATGCTCTGGTAGCTGATAATGATCAGGAAGCAGCCAATGCAGGAAAGCAATTACTGACCACCTTAAAGAATGTGGATATCAACAATATTCCAGCAGAGAAGCAAAAAGAATATAAAGAAATAGCAGACAATGCAAAAGACAATGCTGAACATATCGGTGATAATGCAGGAAAGATTGATCATCAGCGCGAGCATCTGGCTTCTTTAAGTAAAGATGTTTCGGATCTTATTGCATTATTTGGAAGTTCACAAAAACTGTATCAGGATCATTGCCCAATGTTTAATGACGGTAAAGGAGCTGTATGGATCAGTGAGACCAAAGCCATCAAAAATCCCTATTATGGAAATCAGATGTTAAGCTGTGGTTCTGTGAAAAAAGAGTTTTGA
- a CDS encoding T9SS type A sorting domain-containing protein: MKTKLIFLVFLLFSILNIKAQCTPTITSARLGQKYPGTILFCSTEDEILSTTQTYASYQWYKQEWTWQTPNNNPWVAIPGATSQQLTINGSEQLNYFKVVVSEGDCTAESPTAFADGFVYGLPAMMSTYTPGTYQENAGTVNVCNGASVQFDNIFPVVYGKHTWFRCVPSSNPPVVGDPCIIPGVVGDTYVATSSGKYGFYACTEYCPDQCEMLDPFAFVELNFGNWEFCGNLGTGETKIKDNNLKIYPNPTAQHLYIGKESDKVYKEVIIIDMSGKLVLKKADHQYNQPIDVSQLVPGNYIIVSKGADGCEYKNRFIKK, encoded by the coding sequence ATGAAAACAAAACTAATTTTTTTAGTGTTTTTACTATTCAGTATTTTGAATATAAAAGCACAATGTACCCCAACAATTACCAGTGCGAGGCTTGGGCAAAAATATCCGGGAACGATCTTATTTTGTAGTACAGAAGATGAAATCCTTTCCACAACACAGACGTACGCAAGCTATCAGTGGTATAAACAGGAATGGACCTGGCAGACTCCTAATAACAACCCATGGGTAGCCATTCCGGGAGCTACATCACAACAGTTAACGATTAATGGAAGCGAACAGTTGAATTATTTTAAAGTAGTCGTTTCCGAGGGCGATTGTACCGCAGAAAGTCCCACTGCATTTGCAGACGGGTTTGTATACGGTCTTCCGGCTATGATGAGTACTTATACACCTGGAACATATCAGGAAAATGCAGGAACAGTGAATGTCTGCAACGGAGCTTCTGTTCAGTTTGATAATATATTTCCTGTAGTATACGGAAAGCATACCTGGTTCAGATGTGTACCAAGCAGCAATCCTCCGGTGGTAGGTGATCCTTGTATCATTCCTGGTGTAGTAGGAGATACTTATGTGGCAACCAGTTCAGGAAAGTATGGATTTTATGCCTGTACGGAATATTGCCCTGATCAGTGTGAGATGTTAGATCCGTTTGCTTTTGTAGAGCTGAATTTTGGGAATTGGGAATTCTGTGGCAATTTGGGAACAGGAGAAACAAAAATTAAAGATAATAATCTGAAAATCTACCCGAATCCTACGGCACAACACCTTTATATCGGGAAAGAATCAGATAAAGTTTACAAGGAAGTTATCATCATAGATATGTCCGGAAAGCTTGTCCTGAAGAAAGCTGATCACCAATACAATCAGCCCATTGATGTCAGCCAGCTGGTACCCGGAAATTATATTATTGTTTCTAAAGGAGCAGATGGCTGCGAATACAAAAATAGATTTATAAAGAAATAG